The Archangium primigenium genomic interval CGTCGAGGCGTGCCGCCGGGGTGACGCGGAGGCGCTGGTGGGCGCGACGGCGAAGCTGGCGGCGCTCGCGCGCACCCTGGCCCCCGAGCTGACGGCGGCGGTGCTGGCGGGCATCAACCGGATGATGCCGCAGGACGGCAGCACGGAGCGCCACCGGGGCCGGGACAGCGAGACGCCCCTGACGCGCTCGTGGGTGACGCAGCTCACGCGCTGGGCGGCCCTGCGCAACAACGAACTGCTGCACTGAGGCGCCAAGGAGGCCCCAAAGAAGAAGGCTCCCCCCGGGGATGACCCGGGGGGAGCCTGGAGTACGACCGGTGGACGGAGAACTACTTCTTGTCCACGTCGATGTTCGGCACGAAGGGCGGAGGAATCGGCTCCTTGCCCGCGGCCTGCTTCAAGGTGTCACCGGCATCCTGGTTGAGCTCCGTGCCCTTCTTCTTGTTGAAGTCGTGCTTGGTCTGCTCCCAGTCGCGCTTCAGGGCTTCCTTCACCTTCCCCGGCTTCTTGTATTCCATGCTCGCCTCCCTGTGGTGAGGGGAAGATAGGGAGGGCGGACAGAGGGGCCAGTCCCCCGGCCAGGGTTGACCGGACAGCGGCCAGGCGGGCGAGCGCTCAGCCCTTCACGAGGCCATCGCGCTCGGCGGCGTCCCACCAGCGGCCCTTGTCCTCGGCGGCCCGGGCGAGCTGCTCGCGCAGGGCGGCGATCATCTTCACGTTGCCGTCCTGCTCGTAGCCCTTGAGGGCCTCCTGGCACCGGGGCACGCGCTGGAGGAAGTCGCGCAGCACGTCCACGGTGAGCTCGGACGCGTGCATGCCGTAGCCGAGTTTCTCCAGGTAGAGCGCGTTGAGCACCTGCTCGAACTGGCCCTTGAGCGGCAGGGTGAGCATGGGCTTGCGCAGGTAGACGGCCTCGCTCATGAGGGTGTAGCCCCCGCCGGCCACCACCGCGCGCGCGGTGCGCAGGTCGTCGATGAAGCCCTTCTCGCTGAAGGGCCGGTAGAGCAGGTTGCCGTCCCGCACGTCCTCGGTGAGGTCGCGGCGCAGGCCGTAGATGTGGCACGTCAGGCCGCTCTGCTTGAGGATGTCCGGCAGCGCCGTGTTGGTGGTGGTGGTCTGGTAGACGAGCAGGTGCTCACCGGGCTCGGACTTCGCGGCGAGGATCTCCGGCCGCAGGATGGAGGGCAGCAGCGACGTGCGCTCCTTGCGCACGGGCGGATAGAAGAACGTGGTGGCCAAGTAGTGGAAGCACCCGGGCAGCTTCGCCTTCACGAGCGCGCGCGTGCCCTCGAAGTCGTCCTCCCACCCGGCGAGCAGCTCCGGCTCGTGCTTGCACCGGTTGATGATCTGCATGTTGTCCACGCTGATGACGGGCAGGCGGTGGTTGCGGCCGAACAGGTAGCTGAAGCTCTCGAAGTCGCTCACCACCACGTCCGGCTTGAAGCTCTCCGCCAGCTCGAAGTACTGGCGGATGTTGTGCGGCCAGCCCTTCACCGCGCCGGAGAGGTTCTGCAGCAGCGTCTGCAGCTTCTTCACCGAGTTGCCCTCGTACGCCAGGGTGAGGCCCCAGATGCCGTGGACGTTCTCGAAGCGCTTGGACAGGTAGTCCTTGGCGCGCCCGGAGACGACGATCTGCACCTCGTGCTCCCGGGTGAGTTCCTCGAGCAGGACCCGGGAGCGGGTGGCATGACCCATGCCTTCGCCAACGACACCGTAGAGGATTCGCATGGCCCGAGCATACGCGGGATGTGGCGCCCGGAGGCCATGGGCGCTAGCGTCCGCCCCCATGCAATCAGAGGCGAGCGGCCCCCAGGAGGCGGCGACATCGAAGCGGTTGGTGCGCGCGGGATTGATGGGCTTGAGCGGCGGGCTGCTCCTGGGCGGCCTCGCCCTGCTGGCGCTCGGGTTCTATACGCGCCTGGTCCCCGTGGACTGCCTGGACCTGTCGGACGTGCAGTGCGGCTTCACCCGCGACGCCTCCGTGAGCATGGGGCGCTTCCAGACCCTGATGGGCGCTGGCCTGCTCGCGCTGGGCATCGCCGGCATCCTCCTCTTGCGGCAGCCCAAGGCCCCCGCGCCCACTGCATGATGTTTGGGGCTCAAGCGGCCCCGCTCCGGGTGAAGACATCTTGGCGGTGGACGTAGAACCACTAATTATGGCTGGCCACGTCATAAGGCTTCGGTTAGGAGGGGCACCGCCCTATGCAGCTTGAATCCTTGAAGATGTTCTGTGACGTGGTGGAGACGGGCTCCTTCTCGCGAGCCGCGCAGCTCAACCACGTGACGCAGTCGGCGGTGAGCCAGCAGATCCGCGCCCTGGAGAACCGGTACGAGCAGAAGCTGTTGTCGCGCAGCGCGCGGCAGGTGACGCCGACGCCCGCCGGCGAGCGGCTGTTCCGCGGGTGCAAGGAGATCCTCGCCCGCTTCGCCGAGGTGGAGCAGGAGATCCGCGAGCAGTCCACGGAGGTGCAGGGCACCACGACGGTGTCCACCATCTACTCGGTGGGCCTGCACGAGCTGCGCAACGTGCAGAAGCAGCTGCTCAAGACGCACCCCAAGGTGAACATGCGCCTGAACTACCGGCGCAACGACCAGGTGTACGACGACGTCATCCTGGGCGCGGCGGAGATTGGCATCGTGGCCTACCCGCAGCCGCGCGCGGGCGTGGACATCCACCCCTTTCGCGACGACAAGCTCGCGGTGGTGTGCGCGCCCAACCACTCCTTCGCCACCAAGAGCAAGGTGAGCCTCACGGCGCTCTCGGGCGTGCCCTTCATCGCCTTCGACCGCGAGGCACCCACGCGCAAGGCGCTGGACCGGCTGGTGCGCGAGAAGAACCTGGACCTGAACCCGGTGATGGAGATCGACAACGTCGAGACCATCAAGCGCGCGGTGGAGATGGGCATCGGCGTGGCCATCCTGCCCATGGCCACGGTGTCGGCCGAGGTGGCGCAGGGCACGCTCGTGTCCAAGCCCTTCGCCGAGGGCGCGGTGTCGCGGCCCATCGGCCTGCTCATCCGCAAGGGCAAGTACCTGGACCGGGCCTCGGCCGCGGTGCTCGAGGCCTTCAAGCTGGCCGAGGCCGCGGGCGACGAGTCCTGAGTCGGCGCGGCCTCACTCCGCCGCGGGCAGCGCCGCGAGCCACGGGGTGAGCAGGCGCGCGCAGTCGTCGGGGTGGGTGAAGTAGGGCACGTGGCCCGCGCCCCGCAGCAGATGCTGGGGCGTGCCGGGCGGCAGCGAGGCCGCCAGCCGCGCCATGGACGCCGCGGGCACCAGCACGTCATGGCTGCCCTGGATGC includes:
- a CDS encoding MJ1255/VC2487 family glycosyltransferase, whose product is MRILYGVVGEGMGHATRSRVLLEELTREHEVQIVVSGRAKDYLSKRFENVHGIWGLTLAYEGNSVKKLQTLLQNLSGAVKGWPHNIRQYFELAESFKPDVVVSDFESFSYLFGRNHRLPVISVDNMQIINRCKHEPELLAGWEDDFEGTRALVKAKLPGCFHYLATTFFYPPVRKERTSLLPSILRPEILAAKSEPGEHLLVYQTTTTNTALPDILKQSGLTCHIYGLRRDLTEDVRDGNLLYRPFSEKGFIDDLRTARAVVAGGGYTLMSEAVYLRKPMLTLPLKGQFEQVLNALYLEKLGYGMHASELTVDVLRDFLQRVPRCQEALKGYEQDGNVKMIAALREQLARAAEDKGRWWDAAERDGLVKG
- a CDS encoding LysR family transcriptional regulator; translation: MQLESLKMFCDVVETGSFSRAAQLNHVTQSAVSQQIRALENRYEQKLLSRSARQVTPTPAGERLFRGCKEILARFAEVEQEIREQSTEVQGTTTVSTIYSVGLHELRNVQKQLLKTHPKVNMRLNYRRNDQVYDDVILGAAEIGIVAYPQPRAGVDIHPFRDDKLAVVCAPNHSFATKSKVSLTALSGVPFIAFDREAPTRKALDRLVREKNLDLNPVMEIDNVETIKRAVEMGIGVAILPMATVSAEVAQGTLVSKPFAEGAVSRPIGLLIRKGKYLDRASAAVLEAFKLAEAAGDES